Proteins found in one Lycium ferocissimum isolate CSIRO_LF1 chromosome 6, AGI_CSIRO_Lferr_CH_V1, whole genome shotgun sequence genomic segment:
- the LOC132060413 gene encoding pentatricopeptide repeat-containing protein At2g35030, mitochondrial-like: MLKLFLAPVKLRPFCNSAIIKLQTKLHLINQPIKHYSLLPRIDYTCNQHVSRSNKIISKLSKEGQVDEARKLFDKMPEPDVVSWTAMISGYIRCGNIDKARELFDRTDAMRDVVTWTAMLAAYAKANRILEAEMLFNEMPEKNVVSWNSMIDGYARNGRIDEGLELFRKMGEKNVVSWNMVIAGLVRNGRINEAREYFYQMPEKNVVSFTTMIVGLSRNGKVDEARVLFDRIPERNVVSWNAMITGYTQNLRLDEAFELFEMMPEKTVSSWNTMIMGLIKNGELSKARILFDKMRQRDVISWSTMISGYVLEGRSEEALRNFCDMQMDGWVTPNEGTFVSVLGACSDLAGLSEGMQIHQVINKTIYQENEVVISALINMYSKCGDVVTARKIFDDGLRGQRDLISWNVMIAAYAHHGCGREAINLLKEMLQMEFKPNDVTYVGLLAACSHSGLVEEGLKYFDELSRDDSIKLREDHYTCLVDLCGRAGRLKEALEVIERLPRTESAFIWGALLSGCNLHGDSETGKLAAIKLLGVEAKSSGTYLSLSKLFASKRKWKEAATVRTQMKDRGLKKQPGCSWIEVGNRVNVFLVGDTSHYETEVIRSVLGILHMKMKRRGCAPIDDFAMEEECPIIY; the protein is encoded by the coding sequence ATGCTGAAACTATTCCTAGCTCCAGTAAAGCTCAGGCCTTTCTGCAACTCAGCTATTATTAAGCTTCAAACTAAACTTCACTTGATCAATCAACCCATAAAGCATTATTCTTTACTTCCCAGAATAGATTACACATGTAACCAACATGTTTCCAGGTCAAATAAGATTATTTCCAAGCTAAGTAAAGAGGGTCAGGTTGATGAAGCGAGGAAGTTGTTTGACAAAATGCCTGAACCAGATGTCGTATCATGGACAGCGATGATTTCGGGTTATATAAGATGTGGGAACATTGATAAAGCAAGGGAATTGTTTGACAGGACTGATGCAATGAGAGATGTTGTTACTTGGACAGCTATGCTTGCTGCTTATGCGAAGGCGAATCGGATTCTTGAGGCTGAGATGCTTTTCAATGAAATGCCTGAGAAGAATGTTGTTTCTTGGAATAGTATGATTGATGGGTATGCAAGAAATGGTAGAATCGATGAGGGTTTGGAATTGTTTAGGAAAATGGGAGAGAAAAATGTGGTTTCTTGGAACATGGTTATAGCAGGATTGGTTCGGAACGGGCGGATCAACGAGGCAAGAGAGTATTTTTATCAGATGCCTGAGAAGAATGTGGTGTCTTTTACTACAATGATAGTAGGGTTGTCGAGAAATGGGAAAGTCGATGAGGCTAGAGTACTTTTTGATAGGATTCCCGAGCGGAATGTGGTTTCCTGGAACGCGATGATTACTGGGTATACACAAAACTTGAGACTTGATGAAGCGTTTGAACTGTTTGAGATGATGCCAGAGAAGACTGTGTCTTCGTGGAATACAATGATCATGGGCTTGATAAAAAATGGGGAACTAAGCAAGGCTAGAATATTGTTTGATAAAATGAGGCAGAGAGATGTCATTTCTTGGTCAACGATGATTAGTGGCTATGTGTTAGAGGGGAGAAGTGAAGAAGCGCTGAGAAATTTCTGCGATATGCAAATGGATGGTTGGGTGACACCAAACGAAGGGACTTTTGTGAGTGTTTTGGGTGCTTGCAGTGACTTAGCTGGTCTTAGTGAAGGAATGCAAATTCACCAAGTAATTAACAAAACAATTTATCAGGAGAATGAAGTGGTTATATCAGCACTTATAAATATGTATTCAAAATGTGGAGATGTAGTAACTGCAAGGAAAATATTTGATGATGGCTTGAGAGGCCAGAGAGATTTGATCTCTTGGAACGTTATGATTGCAGCTTACGCTCACCATGGGTGTGGAAGAGAGGCAATCAATCTCCTCAAAGAAATGCTGCAAATGGAATTTAAACCAAATGATGTGACTTATGTCGGATTGCTTGCTGCCTGCAGCCACTCGGGCTTGGTGGAGGAAGGGTTAAAGTACTTTGATGAGCTTTCTAGAGATGATTCGATAAAATTGAGAGAAGACCATTATACATGCCTTGTAGATCTATGCGGTCGAGCAGGGAGACTCAAAGAGGCATTGGAAGTTATCGAACGACTTCCAAGAACAGAATCAGCATTCATTTGGGGTGCTCTTCTTTCGGGTTGTAATCTTCATGGTGATTCAGAAACAGGAAAATTGGCTGCAATTAAACTGTTAGGGGTCGAAGCAAAAAGTTCGGGGACCTATTTGTCGTTATCGAAATTGTTTGCTTCGAAAAGGAAGTGGAAAGAAGCTGCAACAGTGAGGACACAAATGAAGGACAGAGGATTGAAGAAGCAACCAGGCTGTAGCTGGATTGAAGTTGGGAACAGAGTTAATGTATTTTTAGTTGGTGATACATCTCATTATGAAACTGAGGTTATTCGCTCAGTACTTGGAATCCttcatatgaaaatgaaaaggagGGGTTGTGCACCAATAGATGATTTTGCAATGGAAGAAGAATGTCCTATCATCTACTAA
- the LOC132060414 gene encoding 12-oxophytodienoate reductase-like protein: MAANSTPFPLLTPYKMGSFELSHRVVMPPMTRNRSYHNTPQPHAIEYYAQRATKGGFLISESTSASDISNGSPNMPGIWTEDQKEAWKPIVDSVHSKGGIFFCQLWHPGRLSNSSLNNFLIAWNAVPDDGEYFRPTSKQLGANDLPLIVNDFRIAVHNAIEAGFDGVEINSANSYIIDQFLNDQVNDRTDEYGGTIENRCRLALEIIGAVVEEIGADRVGVKLSLFSEVYLKKDSNPEALSTYLASELTKLGVLYLHVFEPRDEPGCLKSIRKAFEGTLIASGGYNKTEGDEAIAESYADLVSFGRLFLANPDLPKRFEVNAPLNKHGRSTFYKTDPVLGYTDYPSLEVAC; encoded by the exons ATGGCAGCAAACTCAACCCCATTTCCTCTCCTTACTCCTTACAAAATGGGGAGTTTTGAGCTCTCTCATAG AGTAGTGATGCCACCAATGACAAGGAACAGATCATACCATAATACTCCACAGCCACATGCTATTGAATATTATGCACAAAGAGCCACTAAAGGGGGATTTCTCATTTCTGAATCAACTAGTGCTTCTGACATCTCCAATGG GTCCCCAAATATGCCTGGAATTTGGACAGAAGATCAAAAGGAGGCTTGGAAACCCATTGTTGACTCGGTTCATAGCAAAGGTGGTATCTTTTTTTGTCAGCTTTGGCATCCAGGGCGACTATCGAACTCGAGCCTCAACAATTTCCTTATAGCTTGGAATGCAG TACCTGATGATGGTGAGTACTTCAGACCAACATCAAAACAACTAGGAGCTAATGATCTCCCTCTCATTGTCAACGATTTTAGAATTGCAGTCCACAATGCCATTGAAGCTG GATTTGATGGAGTCGAGATCAACTCTGCAAACAGCTACATAATTGATCAATTCTTGAACGATCAAGTCAACGATAGGACAGACGAATATGGTGGAACCATCGAGAACCGTTGTAGACTTGCTCTCGAAATTATAGGAGCAGTTGTGGAAGAAATCGGAGCAGACAGAGTTGGCGTAAAGCTCTCTTTGTTTTCCGAAGTGTACTTGAAAAAGGACTCTAACCCAGAAGCTCTGTCGACTTATTTGGCTAGTGAACTTACTAAGCTCGGAGTTTTATATCTTCATGTGTTCGAGCCAAGGGATGAACCTGGTTGCCTCAAATCAATTAGGAAGGCTTTTGAAGGGACACTTATTGCTTCTGGTGGATACAATAAAACTGAGGGAGATGAAGCTATAGCTGAAAGTTATGCTGATTTGGTCTCATTTGGACGTTTGTTTTTGGCAAATCCTGATTTGCCTAAGCGTTTTGAAGTGAATGCACCATTGAACAAGCATGGTAGGAGCACTTTCTATAAGACTGATCCAGTTTTGGGTTACACTGATTATCCATCTCTTGAAGTTGCTTGTTAG
- the LOC132061033 gene encoding uncharacterized protein At5g39865-like has product MGCSVSRSYDIVTRDLQNQSNSFSSTTSQSPYSFSDSSSTPISRTLFLPTPLIHHPPLCKGDTNHLVSLTSSTYGSLVLDDQQDPLSPDSAINTWELMEGLDDLDFHMVQSPVEESPRKSKCKVHDNQELDTEFVKSYEIVEHSDMKPLWKHLSEAKMDPNVALSYRKALSTKQFEHQVSETVMSVESSNDSSSSLSSLLPNSDIYLSGIEDRIVLYFTSLRGIRKTYEDCCSVRMIFKGCRVGVDERDISMDSSYKKELQDVLEGKAMSLPRVFIRGKDIGGVEEIKQLHETGELVKLLEGFPVMDDGFTCESCGEARFIPCLGCNGSRKLFEEEEGKSLRCPHCNENGLIRCPGCCP; this is encoded by the coding sequence ATGGGTTGTTCTGTTTCTCGTTCTTATGACATTGTTACCAGAGATCTACAAAACCAATCAAACTCATTTTCATCTACAACTTCACAGTCCCCATATTCCTTCTCTgattcttcttcaactccaattTCAAGAACACTCTTCCTACCGACACCTCTAATTCACCATCCACCTCTTTGTAAAGGTGACACCAATCACTTAGTTTCACTTACTTCCTCTACCTATGGATCACTTGTGCTCGATGATCAACAAGACCCTTTATCTCCTGATTCAGCAATCAACACTTGGGAGCTCATGGAAGGCCTTGATGACTTAGATTTTCATATGGTTCAGTCCCCTGTGGAAGAGTCCCCTAGAAAGTCCAAGTGTAAAGTTCATGATAATCAAGAATTAGACACAGAGTTTGTTAAGTCGTATGAGATTGTTGAGCATTCAGATATGAAGCCGTTGTGGAAGCATTTGTCTGAGGCAAAAATGGATCCTAATGTAGCTTTAAGTTATAGAAAAGCATTGTCTACCAAACAATTTGAGCATCAAGTATCGGAAACAGTTATGTCTGTGGAGTCATCGAATGATAGTTCGAGTTCTTTGAGCTCGTTGTTGCCTAATAGTGATATCTACTTAAGTGGTATTGAAGATAGGATTGTTCTGTATTTTACTAGTTTGAGGGGAATCAGGAAGACTTATGAAGATTGCTGCTCCGTGCGTATGATCTTTAAAGGATGTCGGGTAGGTGTAGACGAAAGGGATATCTCAATGGattcatcatataaaaaggaGTTACAAGATGTTTTGGAAGGTAAAGCAATGAGCTTGCCTCGAGTGTTTATAAGAGGGAAGGACATTGGTGGTGTAGAAGAGATTAAGCAACTTCATGAGACTGGTGAATTGGTTAAGCTTTTGGAAGGTTTTCCGGTTATGGATGATGGATTTACTTGTGAAAGTTGTGGTGAGGCGAGGTTTATACCGTGTCTTGGTTGCAATGGAAGCCGGAAATTGTTTGAAGAGGAGGAAGGGAAGTCACTTAGGTGTCCGCATTGCAACGAAAATGGATTAATTCGTTGCCCTGGATGTTGTCCTTGA
- the LOC132060415 gene encoding flavonoid 8-hydroxylase 2, chloroplastic-like, with the protein MEALTISTCFAPFHFNLSTSRFSRITCEKPKLYFPLNQQQPDKSYFSSNQPHQNARFNLFTSNISNSTISTNEPQLLQNQEEKFDWYAQWYPIMPISELDKRRPRGKKVMGIDVVVWWDKNEKEWKVMDDSCPHRLAPLSEGRIDQWGRLQCVYHGWCFGGSGDCKFIPQAPRDKPPVHTSKRACLAVYPSVVQSYILWFWPNSDPLHKDIHLTKRPPYIPLIDDTSYSLNAKSTLVRDIPYGYEILIENLMDPSHINYAHYRIMKVPELPDSVKADREGGMPFDISPAKLDLNGFTAKQGTGDHKFIAPCVYYGPFGLAVEDNFDKESSESEEQSSSDKIKRLFLVFICVPVSPGKSRLIITTVRNFAVWEHKIIPPWIFHLEVNLIIDSDLFLLHLQEHKLKEKGAHNWQKACYVPTKADALVVGFRKWLSKYGGGQVDWATKFTGDLPPTPFREQLLDRYWTHTVQCTSCSKAYKSLNALEIILQIISFASIGIAAAAKGSVISIGARYFLVFFALLCFVGSRWLSKFIYKSFHYHDYDHAFR; encoded by the exons ATGGAAGCTCTCACAATTTCTACTTGTTTTGCACCATTTCACTTCAACTTGAGCACATCTAGATTTTCAAGAATCACATGTGAGAAACCAAAACTTTATTTTCCtctaaatcaacaacaacccgacaAGTCATATTTCTCCTCAAATCAGCCACACCAAAATGCAAGATTCAATCTTTTCACATCCAATATTTCTAATTCAACTATCTCAACTAATGAACCACAACTACTtcaaaatcaagaagagaaatttgACTGGTATGCACAATGGTACCCCATAATGCCAATTAGTGAACTTGATAAGAGGAGGCCACGTGGAAAAAAAGTGATGGGAATTGATGTGGTTGTGTGGTGGGATAAAAATGAGAAAGAATGGAAAGTGATGGATGATTCTTGTCCTCATAGATTGGCTCCACTTTCTGAAGGAAGAATTGATCAATGGGGAAGATTACAGTGTGTGTATCATGGCTGGTGTTTTGGTGGCTCTGGTGATTGCAAGTTCATTCCCCAAGCTCCTAGGGATAAGCCTCCG GTTCACACTTCCAAAAGAGCATGTTTAGCAGTGTATCCAAGTGTTGTGCAAAGTTACATTCTTTGGTTTTGGCCCAACTCTGATCCTTTACACAAGGACATACACTTAACAAAAAGGCCACCTTATATTCCACTTATTGATGATACTTCATATAGTTTGAATGCTAAATCCACATTAGTTAGAGATATCCCATATGG GTATGAAATTCTGATTGAAAACCTCATGGACCCTTCTCATATCAACTATGCACATTATCGCATAATGAAAGTTCCAGAACTGCCAGACAG TGTAAAGGCTGATAGAGAAGGAGGAATGCCATTTGATATAAGCCCTGCAAAATTAGATTTAAATGGATTTACTGCAAAGCAAGGGACTGGTGACCACAAATTTATAGCCCCTTGTGTGTACTATGGTCCATTTGGTCTTGCAGTTGAAGACAATTTCGATAAGGAATCTTCAGAATCAGAG gaacaatcatcatcagaTAAGATAAAGAGACTATTTCTAGTATTTATATGTGTTCCAGTTAGTCCAGGTAAAAGCAGATTGATAATAACAACGGTCAGAAACTTTGCTGTTTGGGAGCATAAAATAATTCCTCCATGGATATTTCACCTCGAAGTTAACCTAATCATTGATTCTGATTTATTTTTACTTCATCTTCAG GAGCACAAGCTAAAGGAAAAGGGTGCACACAATTGGCAAAAAGCCTGTTATGTGCCAACAAAGGCAGATGCACTTGTGGTTGGTTTTAGAAAGTGGTTGAGCAAATATGGAGGTGGCCAAGTTGATTGGGCCACAAAGTTCACTGGTGACCTCCCACCAACTCCTTTTAGGGAACAACTTCTTGACAG GTACTGGACACATACAGTGCAATGCACCAGTTGCAGCAAAGCATATAAAAGTTTGAATGCACTTGAAATCATTCTGCAAATTATCTCCTTTGCTTCAATTGGAATTGCTGCTGCAGCAAAAGGGAGTGTGATATCAATAGGTGCAAGGTATTTTTTGGTATTCTTTGCATTACTATGCTTCGTGGGTTCAAGATGGTTATctaaatttatatacaaaagtTTCCATTACCATGATTATGATCATGCCTTTCGTTAA
- the LOC132060416 gene encoding protochlorophyllide-dependent translocon component 52, chloroplastic-like gives MQAIKASSFSPFHLNLNSTTSFPKTICEKPNLYIHPNNEHPISCFASIQSQNAKFKLFTAISSSVTTESRTPFDEDTENENQEEKFDWYAQWYPIMPICDLDKRRPHGKKVVGIDVVVWWDKNEKEWKVMDDSCPHRLAPLSEGRIDQWGRLQCVYHGWCFNGSGDCKFIPQAPRDGPPVHTSKRACATVYPSCVQNDILWFWPNSDPLYKDIYLTKRPPYIPELDDSSFSKSFLVRDISYGYELLVENLMDPAHVQYSHYGIMNVPTPPKSVKADREGGRPLDITVTKLDVNGITANQGPGQNTFVPPCMYYSSFAFGGPQGKTPAESSGVVQEKPSAEKKKKAILVFICIPVSPGHSRIIFSTPRNFAVWADRIIPRWIFHLGQNLILDSDTYLLHVEEQKLKEVGSYNWHKACYVPTKADAIVVAFRRWLNKYAGGEVDWRGKYNGDLPPTPPREQLLDRYWTHTVNCTSCNLAYKGLNALEVILQIASIGVIGIVAAAKQGTLSVVARYSLVSVALLCFMASRWLSHFIYKNFHFHDYDHAFR, from the exons TTCTTGTTTTGCTTCAATTCAGTCTCAAAATGCAAAATTCAAGCTTTTCACTGCCATTTCCTCAAGTGTGACAACTGAATCAAGAACCCCATTTGATGAAGATACTGAAAATGAAAACCAAGAAGAGAAATTTGATTGGTATGCTCAGTGGTATCCAATAATGCCAATTTGTGATCTTGATAAGAGAAGGCCACATGGGAAGAAAGTTGTGGGGATTGATGTGGTTGTGTGGTGGGATAAAAATGAGAAAGAATGGAAAGTGATGGATGATTCTTGTCCTCATAGATTGGCTCCACTTTCTGAAGGAAGAATTGATCAATGGGGAAGATTACAGTGTGTGTATCATGGCTGGTGTTTTAATGGCTCTGGTGATTGCAAGTTTATTCCTCAAGCTCCTAGGGATGGGCCTCCG GTTCACACGTCCAAAAGAGCTTGTGCAACTGTTTATCCAAGTTGTGTGCAAAATGACATTCTTTGGTTCTGGCCAAATTCTGATCCTTTATACAAAGACATATATTTGACGAAAAGGCCTCCTTATATCCCTGAACTTGATGACAGTTCGTTTTCGAAATCCTTCCTAGTCAGAGATATATCATATGG GTATGAGCTTCTGGTTGAAAACCTTATGGACCCAGCTCATGTCCAATATTCACATTATGGCATAATGAATGTTCCAACACCCCCCAAAAG TGTGAAGGCTGATAGGGAAGGAGGAAGACCACTCGATATAACTGTCACAAAATTGGATGTAAATGGCATTACTGCAAACCAGGGACCTGGACAGAACACATTTGTTCCACCTTGTATGTATTATAGTTCTTTTGCCTTCGGAGGGCCTCAAGGTAAAACACCTGCTGAATCATCTGGAGTTGTACAG GAAAAACCTTCAGctgagaagaagaaaaaagcaaTTTTAGTTTTCATCTGCATTCCAGTTAGTCCAGGTCATAGCAGAATTATATTTTCAACTCCAAGAAACTTTGCCGTTTGGGCAGATCGAATAATTCCACGTTGGATATTTCACCTGGGGCAAAACCTAATTTTGGATTCAGACACATATCTTCTTCATGTGGAG GAGCAAAAGCTAAAGGAAGTTGGCTCCTACAATTGGCATAAAGCTTGCTATGTGCCAACAAAGGCAGATGCCATTGTTGTTGCTTTTAGAAGGTGGTTGAACAAATATGCAGGCGGCGAAGTTGATTGGCGCGGAAAGTACAACGGAGATCTCCCGCCAACTCCCCCAAGGGAACAGTTGCTGGACAG ATACTGGACTCATACGGTGAACTGCACAAGTTGCAATCTTGCATATAAAGGTCTCAATGCTCTTGAAGTTATACTACAGATCGCCTCCATTGGTGTGATCGGAATTGTTGCAGCAGCAAAGCAGGGTACGTTGTCTGTGGTCGCGAGATATTCTCTGGTCTCCGTTGCATTACTATGCTTCATGGCCTCAAGGTGGTTATctcactttatatacaaaaatttcCATTTCCACGACTATGACCACGCCTTCCGTTGA